In Lytechinus variegatus isolate NC3 chromosome 12, Lvar_3.0, whole genome shotgun sequence, a single window of DNA contains:
- the LOC121424869 gene encoding serine/threonine-protein phosphatase 2A 55 kDa regulatory subunit B beta isoform-like, which produces MAVSGEVQWCFSQVKGTVDDDVTEADIISTCEFNHDGELLATGDKGGRVVIFQREDSSRNSTPPRGEYNVYSTFQSHEPEFDYLKSLEIEEKINKIKWLPRQNHAHFLLSTNDKTVKLWKVSERDKKWTGSSNLMGEDGVLLDPASITSVRLPKVEPMELMVEASPRRVFANAHTYHINSISVNSDGETYISADDLRINLWHLGITDQSFNIVDIKPANMEDLTEVITAAEFHPKDCNLFVYSSSKGTIRVCDMRQSALCDQSARIFEEPEDPSNRSFFSEIISSISDVRFSHSGRFLISRDYLSVKVWDLLMDSKPVETFPVHEYLRSKLCSLYENDCIFDKFECVWNGSDSSIMTGSYNNFFRIFDRSTSRDVTLEASRENTKPLQVLKPRRVGTGSKRKKDEISVDSLDFNRKILHTAWHPRENILAVAATNNLYLFQEKPPS; this is translated from the exons CCGATATAATTTCAACATGTGAATTCAACCACGATGGTGAACTACTTGCGACAGGTGATAAAGGAGGGAGAGTAGTAATCTTTCAACGAGAAGATTCA tcaagaAATTCCACACCACCAAGGGGTGAATACAATGTGTACAGCACCTTCCAAAGCCACGAGCCTGAATTTGACTATCTCAAAAGTttagaaatagaagaaaaaattaataaaatcaaatggCTTCCCAGGCAAAATCACGCACATTTCCTTCTTTCAACAAATG ATAAAACTGTCAAATTATGGAAAGTATCTGAAAGGGACAAGAAATGGACGGGTTCGTCCAACCTGATGGGGGAGGATGGAGTTCTCCTTGATCCAGCTAGTATCACCTCCGTCAGGTTACCCAAGGTGGAACCCATGGAGCTGATGGTGGAGGCAAGCCCAAGGAGGGTGTTTGCCAACGCACACACCTACCACATCAACTCAATATCCGTCAATAGTGATGGCGAAACGTACATATCAGCGGATGATCTCCGGATTAACCTCTGGCATCTAGGCATCACCGATCAGAGTTTCA ATATTGTAGATATAAAACCAGCCAACATGGAGGATCTAACAGAGGTCATCACGGCGGCTGAGTTTCATCCAAAGGATTGTAATTTATTTGTGTATAGCAGTTCCAAAGGAACTATTAGGGTATGTGACATGCGCCAATCCGCACTCTGCGACCAGAGCGCTAGAA TCTTTGAAGAACCGGAGGATCCGAGCAATAGGTCATTCTTTtcagaaattatttcatcaatatcagaTGTCAGGTTTAGTCACAGTGGTAGATTTCTTATATCAAGAGACTATCTTTCAGTAAAG GTGTGGGATCTTCTTATGGATTCCAAGCCAGTAGAAACCTTTCCCGTCCACGAGTACCTTCGAAGCAAGCTATGTTCTCTCTATGAGAATGACTGCATATTTGACAAGTTTGAGTGTGTTTGGAATGGCTCAGACAG TTCAATCATGACAGGTTCATACAACAACTTCTTCAGGATATTTGACCGCAGCACGAGTCGCGACGTCACCCTGGAGGCCTCCCGCGAGAACACGAAACCTCTCCAAGTGCTGAAGCCGCGGCGGGTCGGCACCGGCAGCAAGCGGAAAAAGGACGAGATCAGCGTTGACAGCCTGGACTTCAACCGTAAGATCCTCCACACTGCATGGCACCCGCGGGAGAACATCCTGGCAGTAGCAGCTACAAATAACTTGTACCTCTTCCAAGAGAAGCCTCCCAGCTAA